A DNA window from Pseudodesulfovibrio thermohalotolerans contains the following coding sequences:
- the cdaA gene encoding diadenylate cyclase CdaA — MFELFGIQVTWRVLVDIGLVAFIYYNIIVLVRGTRAAAVLYGLVVVLVVYYIAEKFNLYTLNALLGEFLTSLFLVVVILFKTDIRKALASVGTKRFWTKSNVRDDTLDQLTQAVMSMSRSSTGAIVVIEKNMPLGDIIERGVELDAKVNKELIETIFFTDTPLHDGAIIVRRDRIVAAACILPLSNKLRGQPMYGTRHRAALGISEGSDAITIVVSEERGEVSVAMNGRLTTSLDETRLRRVLKNALGR; from the coding sequence ATGTTTGAGCTTTTCGGCATTCAAGTAACCTGGAGGGTCCTGGTCGACATCGGACTGGTGGCCTTCATCTATTACAACATCATCGTGCTTGTTCGGGGAACCCGGGCAGCCGCCGTGCTTTATGGCCTGGTGGTGGTACTCGTGGTTTACTACATTGCTGAAAAGTTCAACCTTTACACCCTGAACGCGCTGCTTGGCGAATTCCTGACATCACTGTTTCTGGTTGTGGTCATCCTGTTCAAGACCGATATCCGGAAGGCGCTCGCCTCGGTGGGCACCAAGCGGTTCTGGACCAAGTCCAATGTTCGCGACGACACCCTGGACCAGTTGACCCAGGCGGTCATGAGCATGTCGCGTTCTTCCACCGGGGCGATCGTCGTCATCGAGAAGAACATGCCGCTCGGTGACATCATCGAGCGTGGCGTGGAGCTGGACGCCAAGGTCAACAAGGAACTCATCGAGACCATCTTTTTTACGGATACGCCGCTGCACGACGGGGCGATCATCGTCCGCCGCGACCGCATCGTGGCCGCCGCCTGTATCCTGCCCTTGTCGAACAAGTTGCGCGGCCAGCCCATGTACGGCACCCGGCATCGGGCCGCCTTGGGCATCTCCGAGGGGTCGGATGCCATCACCATCGTTGTTTCCGAGGAACGGGGCGAAGTCTCCGTGGCCATGAACGGCCGTCTGACGACCAGTCTGGACGAGACGCGGTTGCGCCGCGTACTCAAGAACGCTTTGGGGCGCTGA
- the folP gene encoding dihydropteroate synthase: MMNDTTWTVKGGKVLGPAPFFIAGIVNVTPDSFYDGGTHADTVSGVAHALELARQGAHILDVGGESTRPYSDSVDEAEELRRVLPVIEGLIEARTHSVISVDTYKAKVAARCLEAGAAIINDVSGFRFEPELLDVLAEYKPGYVLMHSLGRPEDMQDEPRYGDVVSEIMAFFEERLAVLGNAGLPLDRVVLDPGIGFGKKLEHNLTILREIERFHKLGLPIYMGLSNKSLWQGLLGLEVGQRCNATQAATALLAAKGVPIHRVHEVELTRQTLTIARELA; this comes from the coding sequence ATGATGAACGATACCACATGGACAGTTAAGGGGGGCAAGGTCTTGGGACCTGCCCCCTTCTTCATTGCCGGGATCGTCAATGTGACCCCGGACTCCTTTTATGACGGCGGAACGCACGCCGACACTGTTTCGGGCGTGGCTCATGCCCTCGAACTGGCTCGTCAGGGCGCGCATATCCTTGATGTGGGCGGTGAGTCCACCCGGCCGTACAGCGATTCGGTCGACGAGGCCGAGGAACTCCGTCGGGTCCTGCCCGTGATCGAAGGGCTTATCGAAGCCCGGACGCACTCGGTCATATCCGTGGACACCTACAAGGCGAAGGTGGCCGCCCGCTGCCTGGAGGCCGGGGCCGCCATCATCAACGACGTGTCCGGCTTTCGCTTCGAGCCTGAACTGCTCGACGTGCTTGCAGAATACAAGCCCGGCTACGTGCTCATGCATTCCCTTGGCCGTCCCGAGGACATGCAGGACGAGCCTCGCTACGGGGATGTTGTTTCCGAGATCATGGCTTTTTTTGAGGAACGTCTGGCGGTTCTGGGCAACGCAGGGCTTCCCCTGGATCGGGTGGTTCTTGACCCCGGCATCGGTTTCGGCAAAAAACTTGAGCACAATCTGACCATCCTCCGGGAGATCGAGCGTTTTCACAAGCTCGGCCTGCCGATTTACATGGGGCTGTCCAACAAGTCCCTGTGGCAGGGGCTTCTCGGGCTTGAGGTCGGCCAGCGGTGTAACGCCACCCAGGCGGCCACCGCGTTGCTGGCGGCGAAGGGCGTGCCCATTCACCGCGTGCATGAAGTGGAACTGACTCGACAAACGTTGACCATAGCTCGTGAATTGGCGTAG
- the ftsH gene encoding ATP-dependent zinc metalloprotease FtsH, protein MNNHMKNLVIWAIIFILMVVLFNLFNQPPVPKDTPSYSEFLAMVDSGSVAQVKIQGQKIVGLKSSGEQFQTYAPEDPRMIETLISKGVEVKAEPPDESPWYMTLLLSWFPMILLIGVWIFFMRQMQGGGSGGRGAMSFGRSKARLVNEETAKVTFDDVAGVDEAKEELSEVVDFLREPRKFTRLGGRIPKGVLLVGGPGTGKTLLARAVAGEANVPFFSISGSDFVEMFVGVGASRVRDLFAQGKKNAPCLIFIDEIDAVGRQRGAGLGGGHDEREQTLNQLLVEMDGFESNEGVILVAATNRPDVLDPALLRPGRFDRQVVVPNPDLRGRERILKVHSRKTPLAPEVNLEIIAKGTPGFSGADLENLVNEAALGAAKLGKDRVDMDDFEEAKDKVMMGGRERRSMILSEEDKRTTAYHEGGHALVAKLLPGTDPVHKVSIIPRGRALGVTMQLPGEDRHNYSKQYLCNNMAVLMGGRVAEEVVLDQLTTGASNDIERATKTAHNMVCMWGMSDKLGPMSFGDNQEQVFLGRELIHNKNYGEETAKLIDSEVRRFVDEAYEKATAIIKDNREVLDAISMALLERETITGADIDLLMAGKELPPMEQGGKSGNGNSGNGRSDTASGYTADGRAASSSGPGYEPVSEKPGDSGDSGDDFILDDGGDEPDGDDGKNKLQ, encoded by the coding sequence TTGAACAACCATATGAAAAATCTTGTCATCTGGGCGATCATCTTCATCCTGATGGTCGTCTTGTTCAACCTTTTCAACCAGCCTCCAGTCCCCAAGGACACGCCTTCCTACAGCGAGTTTCTGGCCATGGTGGACAGCGGCTCCGTGGCTCAGGTCAAGATACAGGGCCAGAAGATTGTCGGCCTGAAGAGCTCCGGCGAGCAGTTCCAGACCTACGCTCCCGAAGATCCCCGCATGATCGAGACCCTTATCTCCAAGGGCGTCGAGGTCAAGGCCGAGCCGCCGGACGAGTCGCCGTGGTACATGACACTGCTTCTGTCCTGGTTCCCCATGATCTTGCTCATCGGCGTCTGGATATTCTTCATGCGCCAGATGCAGGGCGGTGGCAGCGGAGGACGCGGAGCCATGAGCTTTGGCCGCTCCAAGGCCCGTCTGGTAAACGAGGAGACCGCCAAGGTCACCTTTGACGACGTGGCTGGCGTGGACGAAGCCAAGGAAGAGCTTTCCGAGGTGGTGGACTTTCTGCGCGAACCGCGCAAGTTCACCCGCCTGGGCGGCCGAATCCCCAAGGGCGTGCTCCTGGTGGGCGGCCCGGGTACGGGTAAGACGCTTCTGGCGCGGGCCGTGGCCGGCGAGGCCAATGTCCCGTTCTTTTCCATCTCCGGTTCGGACTTTGTCGAGATGTTCGTCGGCGTGGGTGCGTCCCGCGTGCGCGACTTGTTCGCCCAAGGGAAGAAGAACGCCCCCTGCCTTATCTTCATCGACGAAATCGACGCCGTTGGACGCCAGCGCGGCGCAGGACTCGGCGGCGGTCATGACGAACGCGAGCAGACTCTGAACCAGTTGCTTGTGGAGATGGACGGCTTCGAGTCCAACGAGGGCGTCATCCTGGTGGCGGCCACCAACCGTCCCGACGTGCTTGACCCGGCTCTGCTCCGGCCCGGCCGTTTCGACCGTCAGGTGGTGGTTCCGAATCCGGACCTTCGCGGCCGCGAGCGCATCCTCAAGGTGCACAGCCGCAAGACGCCGCTGGCCCCCGAGGTGAACCTGGAAATCATCGCCAAGGGCACTCCCGGATTCTCGGGCGCCGACCTGGAAAACCTCGTCAACGAGGCTGCGCTCGGCGCGGCCAAGCTTGGCAAGGACCGGGTGGACATGGACGATTTCGAGGAGGCCAAGGACAAGGTCATGATGGGCGGCCGCGAGCGGCGGTCCATGATCCTTTCCGAAGAGGACAAGCGGACCACGGCCTACCATGAGGGCGGTCACGCCCTGGTGGCCAAGCTTCTGCCCGGCACCGACCCCGTGCACAAGGTTTCCATCATCCCGCGCGGACGCGCTCTCGGCGTGACCATGCAGTTGCCCGGCGAGGATCGGCACAACTACTCCAAGCAGTATCTCTGCAACAACATGGCCGTGCTCATGGGCGGCCGGGTTGCCGAGGAGGTCGTTCTCGACCAGTTGACCACCGGCGCAAGCAACGATATCGAGCGGGCCACCAAGACGGCCCACAACATGGTCTGCATGTGGGGCATGTCCGACAAGCTTGGCCCCATGAGCTTCGGAGACAACCAGGAACAGGTTTTCCTGGGCCGCGAGCTTATCCATAACAAGAACTACGGCGAGGAAACGGCCAAGCTGATCGACTCCGAGGTCCGCCGGTTCGTGGATGAGGCCTACGAAAAGGCCACCGCGATCATAAAGGACAACCGCGAGGTTCTTGACGCCATCTCCATGGCGCTTCTGGAGCGCGAAACCATTACCGGCGCAGACATCGATCTGCTGATGGCGGGCAAGGAACTGCCCCCCATGGAGCAGGGCGGCAAATCCGGCAACGGTAATTCCGGCAACGGTCGTTCCGACACCGCTTCCGGCTACACGGCCGACGGCAGGGCTGCATCTTCGTCCGGTCCCGGCTATGAGCCTGTGAGCGAAAAGCCCGGCGACTCCGGCGACTCCGGTGACGACTTCATCCTTGATGACGGCGGTGACGAGCCCGACGGGGATGACGGCAAGAACAAGCTCCAATAA
- the argH gene encoding argininosuccinate lyase: MTDKKMWGGRFAEATAASMEAFSESVSFDRLLYAEDIRGSQAHARMLAKQGFLTEDEARTICDGLDKVKAEIESGEFVWKAEMEDVHMNVESRLTEIIGPLGGKLHTARSRNDQVALDFRLHVATRLAAWQEALAALVKVYVDRAEEHRDTMLPGCTHFQPAQPVTLGHHLLAYCQMFKRDYERVSDALKRVRVMPLGAAALAGTTHPVAPKLVAEDLGLEATFANSMDAVSDRDFVLEAVFAGSLVMTHLSRMCEELIIWANPNFGYVKLPDQYSTGSSIMPQKKNPDACEIMRGKTGRVVGSLMGLLVLMKGLPMTYNRDLQEDKEPFFDADHTVVTSLGIMADMLRLMEFVPEKMAETVKRGFLNATELADYLAAKGVPFREAHHITGAAVAYAEGKGVGLEELELSELKRFSGEIGEDVYGVLDYEAAIERRITPGGTGPASVAAQIKALRKWLGSL; the protein is encoded by the coding sequence ATGACAGACAAGAAGATGTGGGGCGGCCGGTTCGCCGAGGCGACGGCCGCGTCCATGGAGGCGTTTTCCGAATCCGTGTCCTTTGACCGGCTTCTCTACGCCGAGGATATACGCGGTTCCCAGGCCCATGCCCGCATGTTGGCGAAGCAGGGCTTTTTGACCGAGGACGAGGCGCGGACCATCTGCGATGGCCTGGACAAGGTCAAGGCGGAGATCGAGTCCGGCGAGTTCGTTTGGAAGGCCGAGATGGAAGACGTGCATATGAACGTCGAGTCCCGGCTGACCGAGATCATCGGACCGCTGGGCGGCAAGCTGCACACCGCGCGCAGCCGCAACGACCAGGTGGCCCTGGATTTCCGCCTGCATGTTGCGACCCGACTGGCCGCATGGCAGGAAGCGCTGGCCGCGCTCGTCAAGGTCTACGTGGACCGCGCCGAGGAGCATCGGGACACCATGCTGCCCGGCTGCACCCACTTCCAGCCCGCTCAGCCCGTGACGCTCGGCCATCATTTGCTGGCCTACTGCCAGATGTTCAAGCGCGATTACGAGCGTGTGTCCGACGCCCTGAAAAGGGTCCGGGTCATGCCGCTCGGCGCTGCCGCCCTGGCGGGAACCACCCATCCGGTGGCCCCGAAGCTCGTGGCCGAGGATCTTGGTCTTGAGGCGACCTTCGCCAACTCCATGGACGCCGTGTCCGATCGCGACTTCGTGCTTGAGGCCGTGTTCGCTGGGTCGCTGGTGATGACGCACCTCTCGCGGATGTGCGAGGAGCTTATCATCTGGGCCAATCCGAACTTCGGCTACGTGAAGCTGCCCGACCAGTATTCCACGGGATCGAGCATCATGCCCCAGAAGAAGAACCCCGACGCCTGCGAGATCATGCGCGGCAAGACCGGCAGGGTGGTCGGCTCTCTCATGGGGCTGCTCGTCCTCATGAAGGGATTGCCCATGACCTATAACCGGGACCTTCAGGAGGACAAGGAGCCGTTCTTCGATGCGGACCACACGGTCGTCACGTCTCTCGGCATCATGGCCGACATGCTCCGGCTCATGGAGTTCGTGCCCGAAAAGATGGCGGAAACCGTCAAGCGCGGGTTTCTCAACGCTACCGAACTGGCCGACTACCTGGCGGCCAAGGGCGTGCCTTTCCGCGAAGCGCACCACATCACCGGCGCGGCCGTGGCCTACGCCGAGGGCAAGGGCGTGGGGCTGGAGGAGCTTGAGCTCTCCGAACTGAAGCGGTTCTCCGGCGAGATCGGAGAAGACGTTTACGGGGTGCTCGATTACGAGGCGGCCATTGAGCGGCGTATCACTCCGGGCGGCACAGGCCCGGCGTCCGTGGCCGCACAGATCAAGGCGTTGCGGAAGTGGCTGGGTTCCCTGTAG
- a CDS encoding argininosuccinate synthase yields MQKIDKVVLAYSGGLDTSIILKWLKNNYNCDVICMTADLGQGEEMDGIEAKALKTGAVKAYVEDLREEFVRDYVFPMFRANALYEGRYLLGTAIARPLISKRMVEIAEMEGAQAVAHGATGKGNDQVRFELATMALNPRLSTIAPWREWELKSRTDLMNFARENDIPIPVSRKKPWSIDANLLHTSFEGGELEDPWNAPGPDCYRNILPFEKCPNESEEITIDFEAGDPIAINSVKYSPAALLAKLNELGGKHGIGRVDMVENRFVGMKSRGVYETPGGTILAAAHRDLEGLCMDREMMHLRDSLIPKYAEMVYYGYWFSPEREALQAMIDKSQERVTGTVRLKLYKGNCVPLGRKSPFSLYNSELATFEEDYVYDQADAAGFIKLVGLRLKGRMQQSKWGGKESEDSCE; encoded by the coding sequence ATGCAGAAGATAGATAAGGTCGTGCTGGCCTATTCCGGCGGGCTGGACACTTCCATCATTCTCAAGTGGCTGAAGAACAACTACAACTGCGACGTGATCTGCATGACCGCCGATCTCGGCCAGGGCGAGGAGATGGACGGCATCGAGGCGAAGGCGCTCAAGACCGGCGCGGTCAAGGCCTACGTCGAGGACCTGCGCGAGGAATTCGTGCGTGATTACGTGTTCCCCATGTTCCGGGCCAACGCCCTGTATGAGGGCCGTTACCTGCTCGGCACGGCTATCGCCCGTCCGCTGATCTCCAAGCGCATGGTCGAGATCGCCGAAATGGAGGGCGCGCAGGCAGTGGCCCACGGCGCTACCGGAAAGGGCAACGACCAGGTCCGTTTCGAGCTGGCCACCATGGCCCTGAACCCGAGGTTGTCCACCATCGCCCCCTGGCGCGAGTGGGAGCTGAAGTCCCGCACCGATCTGATGAATTTCGCCAGGGAAAACGACATTCCCATTCCGGTCAGCCGCAAGAAGCCGTGGTCCATCGACGCCAACCTGCTGCACACCTCCTTCGAGGGCGGCGAGCTGGAAGATCCGTGGAACGCGCCCGGCCCGGATTGCTACCGCAACATCCTCCCGTTCGAAAAGTGCCCGAACGAGTCCGAGGAAATCACCATTGATTTCGAGGCGGGCGATCCCATCGCGATCAACAGCGTCAAGTATTCCCCGGCGGCCCTGCTGGCCAAGCTCAACGAGCTGGGCGGCAAGCACGGCATCGGCCGCGTTGACATGGTCGAGAACCGCTTCGTGGGCATGAAGTCCCGCGGCGTGTACGAGACCCCCGGCGGAACCATTCTGGCCGCCGCCCATCGCGACCTGGAAGGGCTGTGCATGGACCGCGAGATGATGCACCTGCGCGACAGTCTCATTCCCAAGTACGCCGAGATGGTGTACTACGGATACTGGTTCTCGCCCGAGCGCGAGGCCCTGCAGGCCATGATCGACAAGTCCCAGGAAAGGGTCACCGGCACCGTGCGGCTCAAGCTGTACAAGGGCAATTGCGTGCCGCTTGGCCGCAAGTCGCCGTTCTCTCTTTATAATTCCGAATTGGCCACCTTCGAGGAAGACTACGTGTACGATCAGGCCGACGCCGCCGGGTTCATCAAGCTGGTGGGGCTGCGGCTCAAGGGACGTATGCAGCAGTCCAAGTGGGGCGGCAAAGAGTCCGAAGACTCCTGCGAGTAA
- the argF gene encoding ornithine carbamoyltransferase: MPKHFLTILDIPRDEAMQVILRAKEMKDNKVRTDLLDGRTLLLIFEKASTRTRVSFEVGVRQLGGDPVFITARDSQLGRSEPLKDTARVLSRYADGLIVRTFGQEKLETLVDYGDIPVVNALTDEYHPCQVMADVLTMYERTPDLDKVKVAWVGDGNNMAHSFINGAAAFGYELRLACPDGYTPDMAIMDKAVNMGAKITLTRDPKEAVAGADYVNTDVWASMGQEEEQKKREAAFAGFMVDEALMGLAASNACFMHCLPAHRGEEVSEVVFESSASVVWDQAENRLHAQKAILEWAFK; encoded by the coding sequence ATGCCCAAACATTTTTTGACCATTCTGGACATTCCCAGGGACGAAGCGATGCAGGTGATCCTGCGCGCCAAGGAAATGAAGGACAATAAGGTCCGCACCGATCTCTTGGACGGCAGGACCCTGCTGCTGATTTTCGAAAAAGCGTCCACCCGAACCCGCGTGTCCTTTGAAGTGGGCGTGCGTCAACTGGGCGGGGACCCGGTGTTCATCACCGCCCGCGATTCCCAGCTCGGCCGCAGCGAACCGCTCAAGGACACCGCCCGAGTTCTTTCCCGATACGCCGACGGGCTCATCGTGCGAACCTTCGGCCAGGAGAAATTGGAAACCCTGGTCGATTACGGCGATATCCCGGTGGTCAACGCCCTGACCGACGAATACCATCCGTGCCAGGTCATGGCCGACGTCCTGACCATGTACGAACGCACCCCCGACCTGGACAAGGTCAAGGTGGCCTGGGTGGGCGACGGCAACAACATGGCCCATTCCTTCATCAACGGCGCGGCCGCCTTCGGCTACGAGCTGCGTCTCGCCTGCCCTGACGGGTATACTCCCGACATGGCCATCATGGACAAGGCGGTCAATATGGGCGCCAAGATCACCCTGACCCGCGATCCCAAGGAAGCCGTGGCCGGGGCCGATTACGTCAACACCGACGTGTGGGCGTCCATGGGCCAGGAAGAGGAGCAGAAGAAGCGCGAGGCCGCGTTCGCCGGGTTCATGGTGGACGAGGCCCTCATGGGGCTGGCTGCTTCCAACGCCTGCTTCATGCACTGCCTGCCCGCCCACCGGGGCGAGGAAGTTTCCGAGGTCGTGTTCGAGTCTTCGGCATCCGTGGTCTGGGACCAGGCCGAAAACCGGCTTCACGCGCAAAAGGCGATCCTTGAGTGGGCCTTTAAATAA
- a CDS encoding AlbA family DNA-binding domain-containing protein, with product MRGIRGSQLYLLVFYGVIFTVVAIGGLAYLGVREIRHDAAVVAVENSARGLSGAVTVLLNAVRSSNQEIGQGLLKSLKPDALRKELGAVLRKHESLTAVMVSDGQGLRYLLTRRYGAMVEAVPDEMHSALMSKLLKNGKPDNESFLEGTPDLSQMDGVLSEEFNHLEPGQVNWRSAGRFHNVKAAWITASTLVESGGGERLMLSFAFQAEAILSQLNEAEHGGAERIFLYWGDGRAMPVSGLGVNVPPESVGQVLTADELVDPVVRQAVTGLAARPKGAPDKPFSFIVDGEVWWTWAMPLSIFGDTLSLGVAVPRKNVLSTLTSDSFLQGGAVVLILIAFGVLFILHRNRGRIEALGMKREAAATAADVRELIRSGEGGRLEFKQTLRFNLKAGKNGKEIEHACLKTVSAFLNTEGGTLLVGVADDGSVTGFDEDGFDSDDRALLHFNNLVDRHIGAEFSRYIDSRVIRMGEKRVLRVHCVPAPAPVILDAAKGEEFYVRSGPASRSLTLKQFYDWLKKHS from the coding sequence ATGCGCGGCATAAGGGGCAGCCAACTCTATCTCCTGGTCTTTTACGGCGTCATCTTCACGGTGGTGGCCATCGGCGGGTTGGCTTATCTGGGCGTGCGCGAGATTCGGCACGACGCGGCCGTGGTGGCCGTCGAGAATTCCGCGCGCGGACTGTCCGGTGCGGTGACCGTGCTGCTCAATGCGGTGCGCAGCTCCAACCAGGAGATCGGCCAGGGGCTGCTCAAGAGCCTCAAGCCCGACGCACTGCGCAAGGAGCTGGGCGCGGTCCTGAGAAAACACGAATCCCTGACCGCCGTTATGGTCAGTGACGGACAGGGGCTGCGCTATCTCCTTACCCGGCGGTACGGAGCCATGGTCGAGGCGGTGCCCGACGAGATGCATAGCGCCCTGATGTCGAAGCTCCTCAAGAACGGCAAGCCCGACAACGAGTCTTTTTTGGAAGGAACCCCCGATCTTTCGCAGATGGACGGCGTCCTGTCCGAGGAGTTCAACCACCTTGAGCCGGGCCAGGTCAACTGGCGCAGCGCGGGCCGCTTCCATAACGTCAAGGCGGCCTGGATCACGGCCTCGACGCTGGTGGAGTCGGGCGGCGGCGAGCGGCTCATGCTTTCCTTCGCTTTTCAGGCCGAAGCCATTCTCTCCCAGCTCAATGAGGCCGAGCATGGCGGAGCGGAACGGATTTTCCTTTACTGGGGCGACGGCCGCGCGATGCCCGTCAGCGGTCTCGGCGTGAATGTGCCGCCCGAATCCGTCGGGCAGGTTCTGACGGCCGACGAGCTGGTCGACCCCGTGGTTCGACAGGCCGTGACCGGACTGGCCGCGCGTCCCAAGGGCGCGCCGGACAAACCGTTTTCCTTTATTGTGGATGGCGAGGTCTGGTGGACCTGGGCCATGCCCCTGTCCATTTTTGGCGACACCCTTTCCCTGGGCGTGGCCGTTCCACGCAAGAACGTGCTTTCCACCCTGACCAGCGATTCCTTTTTGCAGGGCGGGGCCGTGGTTCTTATTTTGATTGCCTTTGGCGTGCTTTTCATTCTGCACCGCAACAGGGGCCGGATTGAGGCGTTGGGCATGAAGCGCGAGGCCGCAGCCACGGCGGCGGACGTGCGGGAACTCATCCGGTCGGGGGAGGGTGGCAGGCTCGAATTCAAGCAGACCCTCCGTTTCAACCTGAAAGCCGGCAAGAACGGCAAGGAGATCGAGCACGCCTGCCTCAAGACCGTGTCCGCCTTTCTCAACACCGAGGGCGGCACCCTGCTTGTCGGCGTAGCCGACGACGGGAGTGTGACCGGCTTCGATGAGGACGGGTTCGACAGCGACGACAGGGCGCTTCTGCATTTCAACAACCTCGTGGATCGGCATATCGGCGCGGAGTTTTCGCGCTATATCGACAGCCGGGTCATCAGGATGGGGGAGAAGCGGGTGTTGCGTGTCCACTGCGTTCCGGCGCCAGCTCCGGTCATTCTCGACGCGGCCAAGGGCGAAGAGTTCTACGTCCGCAGCGGACCGGCCAGCAGGTCCCTGACTCTCAAGCAGTTTTACGACTGGCTCAAGAAGCACTCCTGA
- the ybeY gene encoding rRNA maturation RNase YbeY produces the protein MIVSGPADILCETRLDPRFPLSRHELGSLAETLLDALELTGGTFILKLVDDREIARLNREFLGCTGPTNILSFPAWNADEAEDGDGAGDGEDDADGTFLGELALSVDALARETDLYGQAPLEHLARLLAHGLLHLAGFDHGEVMFDMTDAAVDRVLLEYAGSEDGR, from the coding sequence GTGATCGTGAGCGGTCCGGCGGACATTCTCTGCGAGACCCGGCTCGACCCGAGGTTTCCCCTGTCCCGGCATGAACTGGGCTCGTTGGCCGAGACTCTGCTGGACGCCCTGGAGCTGACCGGCGGCACCTTCATCCTCAAGCTGGTGGACGACCGTGAGATCGCCCGGCTCAACCGGGAATTCCTCGGCTGCACCGGACCGACCAACATCCTGAGTTTTCCGGCCTGGAATGCCGACGAAGCGGAGGACGGCGACGGCGCGGGCGATGGGGAAGATGATGCCGACGGCACGTTCCTCGGCGAGCTGGCCCTGTCCGTGGACGCGCTGGCCCGCGAGACCGACCTGTACGGCCAGGCCCCGCTGGAGCATCTGGCCCGGCTGTTGGCCCACGGACTGCTTCATTTGGCGGGATTCGACCACGGCGAGGTCATGTTCGACATGACCGACGCGGCCGTGGACCGGGTTCTGCTCGAATACGCGGGTTCGGAGGACGGCAGGTAG